A region of the Streptomyces sp. NBC_00442 genome:
GGGGTGCCGGTGGAGCGCTCCAGCCGATGACCCGAACCCGCCCCCAGCCCCGCCTTGAACAGCCTGGCATAGGAGCTGTCGACCAGCAGGCGGTAGCCGAGCACCTGCTGGAACCGTTTGCCCAGCCAGTCGGCGTGCCTGCGGATCAGCGGGAAGAGGTCGGCGTGCGGGCCGTCCGACGCGATCAGCGGGTGGGCGAGCAGCAGCCGGGCGGCGGTGCGGCGCTCGGCTGCCAGGGCTACCTCGTGAGTCGAGGGGAGGGTCATGACACGCTCGCCTCCGCTTCGCCGTCGACCGCGGCGGAGGTGCGACCGATGTCCAGCTCCAGGTCGTCCAGCAGCAGGTCGCCGTCGGCCGAGTACAGCACCGTTCGCGTGCCCGCCGTCCGGCGCACGGTGAGGCGGATACGCAGTTCGGCGTCTTCACTGCTGGCCGAGTCGAGGTCGAACCCCGTCGTCCTCTCTCCGTCCGTGCTGACGGGCCTGCTGAGCTGTGCGTTTCCGAGCGCTGTGGCCAGCAGCTCCAGGAGCAGGCCGAGCGCCGCTGACGTGAGGTGTACCTCGGCGAACCGGCCGGACGCGCTGCGCAGTTCGTCGGCTGCCGCTGCTCTGGCCGCTGCCCGCTGACGGGCTGCCTCCCTCAGCAGCTGCTTCTGCGCGGAGTGGTCCTCCACCGCGGAGGCCCGGCCCCGCTGGGCGCGGCTGCCTCTCTCCCGCAGGGCCACCGGTACCTCGACCACCGGGCCGGTCCACCAGCTCGTGTAGGCGGGCACCACCTCGTCGGTGGCCGGAGGTATGCTCAGATGGCGGGCGCCGTACAGCCCGAATGCGGCGACGGCGATGTCGTGTGCGTCCCGCGGCGCCGCTTCGTCGAACCAGCGGGCCAGCCGCAGCAGATCCTTGCGCCGGGACATCTCCCCGGTGGCTGACCGCAGCATCCGCTTGGCGTTGGCGAGCAGCGACTGCAACGCGCGCAGGGTGGCATCGCGTAGCTGGTCGACCTGGCTGCCTTGGCCGTCGGTGTTGCTGAACCAGCCGCGCAGGCCCTCCCAGTCCGCGAATTCGCGGCCGCGGCTGCGCTGGATCCGGACGTCTGGGCGGCTTTCGCCCTGCGCCTGCGCCGAGAGCCCGGTGAGCCCCTGGGCATGAGAGTCCAGCCGGTCCAGCAGAGCCGGGATGTGCGGCCACAGGGTGTCCAACGCCGCCGAGATCCGGGGCGCGCGGAACGCCACGTCCTCCGTGATTGCCTCGACGTAGTCCAGGAGCAGCTCCTTGAAGCCCTGGTACTCGGCGCTGTCCAGGTCGTAGCGGGACAGCACCTGGCCGAGATAGGCATAGAAGTCGCGTATGGAGTCCGCGAACTCGGTGAACTGCACGAACAGCGTGCTGATCCGCTCCAGTCCGTCCTGCGGCTCGACGCCGCCCGGCGCGGTCACGAGGTCGGCCAGCTCCCGTAGTCCGCGCTCGACCAGTGCCAGCAGTTCGTTGCTCACCTCGCGGGCGGCGTCGGCCTCGGCCAGGACTCCGTCGGCGTCCCGCTGGATACGTTCGCCCAGTTTCGACAGCTGGTAGCGCGAGCGGGATCGCTGGTACTCACTGATGCTGGACGCGTTCACCGTGTGGCTGCTGCGGAGCAGGTTTCCCCACTGGACCAGCTGTTCCAGTCGGACCGTGAGGGTGTCGGCGTCGAGTCCTGCGGCGGAAGCGCCGGTCTGGCGCAATTTCGCCATGATGTCCGGGACGGCGAGATCCGCCAGCAGCGTTCCGCAGAAGACCCGCATGATCGCGACGTGCTCCAGCCGTTCGGGCGCGCTGAGGTACGTGTACGCGTTCAGCCGCCGCCGCGCCTCCTCGTCGGCGTCCTGACCTGCACCGGATGCTGATGCCCCCATGCCCGTGAGGTTACGCGGCGCATACGGGCGCCGCCGGTGGGTGGCCGAAAATGCCACGGACGTGTGCCGGCCTGTGGCGAATCCCGCGGGAGCGGCATGTGCGGCATGTAGGCGTCCGGCGTCCCGGCTCACCCTGAATGGGCCCTTCGGTTTCTGTGCTGAGTGGCCTCCAGGAGAATGGGGTACGTTCAGGCCGATATCCATGGGGGCGGAAGACGGAAGGAGGCACGCGGTGTCGTACGAACCCAAACTCGCCGCGGCTCTTTCCGGCGCGACGCTGCGCCAGCTGTCCCACTGGCGCCGAGCCTCTGGGCCCAAGGGCGCCGTGCTCGTGCCCGAGATCTCCAGCGAGAGGCCGATCCTCTACTCGTTCCGCGACGTTGTCGCACTCCGCATCTGTGTGCAGCTGCGCGAAGAGGCTTCGTTGCAGAAGATCCGCCGTGCGCTGAACACGCTCCGGGAGGACCTCGGCGAGTGGGAGCACCTCTCCTCGTACAAACTCGTCGCGGGCCCGGACACGATCTATCTGGCTGAACCCGACCATGCCGTAGACCTGATCAAGGGAGGCAACGTGGTCATCCACCAGATGGTGGATGTTCTCGCGCCCTTCTATAAGGACGGCCGCAGCATTCCCGCTCTGCTCACCCCCCGTGAACACGTTGCGGTCGACGAGTCGGTGCGAGGCGGCGAACCGGTCATCCAAGGCACCAGGATCCCGGCGTCAGATGTCGCTGCCCTCGTGAGAGACGGCATCCCGCCGGACCAGATCGGTGAGTTCTACCCAGGCGTGACGGCCGAGGCCGCCCGGGACGCTGCCGACTTCAGCGAGTACGTCGACAGCTATGGCAGCAGTGAGCCCCGGCAGGTCGTCGCTTGAAACTGCTGCTCGACGAGAACGTGCCCCGTCCCATGGCCGAGATCGTGCGCATCTTGCTGAAGGCGCATGAAGTCGTCCACGTCCACGAGCTCAAGGGCTGGACGGGCACGAAGGACATCGAGCTGTACGCCAATGCCAAGACCGACGGCTTCGAGGTCGTCATCACCAATGACACCAAACAGCTCAGCCGGCCACTCGAAGTGGCGGCCATCGCACAGTCGGGCCTGCATCGCATCGAGTACCGCCAGAACAACAAGCACGGTGGCCTGGTGGGCCTGGGCACGGCGATCGCCACTGTCTGCGCGGCCCTTCCGCACGCCCTGTCCGAACTCGAAGCAGCTGACGGCCAGCGTCTCGTCTCTCTGACGTCGATCGACCCGACCCGG
Encoded here:
- a CDS encoding TIGR02677 family protein — translated: MGASASGAGQDADEEARRRLNAYTYLSAPERLEHVAIMRVFCGTLLADLAVPDIMAKLRQTGASAAGLDADTLTVRLEQLVQWGNLLRSSHTVNASSISEYQRSRSRYQLSKLGERIQRDADGVLAEADAAREVSNELLALVERGLRELADLVTAPGGVEPQDGLERISTLFVQFTEFADSIRDFYAYLGQVLSRYDLDSAEYQGFKELLLDYVEAITEDVAFRAPRISAALDTLWPHIPALLDRLDSHAQGLTGLSAQAQGESRPDVRIQRSRGREFADWEGLRGWFSNTDGQGSQVDQLRDATLRALQSLLANAKRMLRSATGEMSRRKDLLRLARWFDEAAPRDAHDIAVAAFGLYGARHLSIPPATDEVVPAYTSWWTGPVVEVPVALRERGSRAQRGRASAVEDHSAQKQLLREAARQRAAARAAAADELRSASGRFAEVHLTSAALGLLLELLATALGNAQLSRPVSTDGERTTGFDLDSASSEDAELRIRLTVRRTAGTRTVLYSADGDLLLDDLELDIGRTSAAVDGEAEASVS
- a CDS encoding DUF433 domain-containing protein gives rise to the protein MSYEPKLAAALSGATLRQLSHWRRASGPKGAVLVPEISSERPILYSFRDVVALRICVQLREEASLQKIRRALNTLREDLGEWEHLSSYKLVAGPDTIYLAEPDHAVDLIKGGNVVIHQMVDVLAPFYKDGRSIPALLTPREHVAVDESVRGGEPVIQGTRIPASDVAALVRDGIPPDQIGEFYPGVTAEAARDAADFSEYVDSYGSSEPRQVVA
- a CDS encoding DUF5615 family PIN-like protein, which codes for MKLLLDENVPRPMAEIVRILLKAHEVVHVHELKGWTGTKDIELYANAKTDGFEVVITNDTKQLSRPLEVAAIAQSGLHRIEYRQNNKHGGLVGLGTAIATVCAALPHALSELEAADGQRLVSLTSIDPTRQKRLQITDPAVAPPKHWPGRDSTAES